The segment GCACCAGGACGATCGCCTGCCGTCCGCTGTTCAATGTTTCCGTGATCGCCTGCAGGTAGATCTCCGTTTTGCCGCTTCCGGTCACCCCATGGAGGAGGAGCGTACGATGCTCCCCGGCCTGAAGGGGACGGAGGATGGATTGAAAAGCCTGATCCTGTTCCGGTGTCAGGGGGAGAGGTTGGGTCCGTGCAAAGGAACGACCCCCGAAGGGATCCCGGAATTCCTCTTTCTCCATCCGCCGGAGCAAACCCTTTTCCACCAGTCGGTCCACTGCGGACCGGGGGGCTTTCAGATCGGCAAGAAGTTCCTGCAGAGGGATCTCCTCCGGCCGGGTTGCAAAATGATGCAACACATCCCGTTGCCGGGCGGCGTTTTTGGGGAGCGATTCCGCCTCATTCCGCAAAATGGCGGCCGGTTGGGAGGGAACCACCCAGGTTCTCCTTTTACGGGTGGTCCGATCCCCCACCCGCTCTTCCATTACCAGCCGCCCGTCATCCACCATCCGGCGAATCAGCGGCTGTGTCACCCCTTCCAACCCAATGGCTTCCTCCAGGGTGAGCTCTTCCCGCTCCCGCAACAGGCGGATCAAGCGGGCTTCCGCCTCCGGCAGCAAATCCTCCCCCGAAAAAGCGGGGCCCAGACGCAGGAACCGCCGGTAATTTCCTTTCAGGACGGCGGGAACCATCGCCTGCAGGACGGTGATCAGCGGACACAGATACACTTGGGCCATCCACCGGGCCAGTCGGACCAGTTCCGGGGTGAGAGGCGGAGTGAGGTCCATCACCTCCAAAATGGGCCGGAGGCGATCGATTTGGGCCCTTGCGGGAAAATCGATCACATAGCCGATCCGTTTGCGGGGTCCGAAGGGGACCTTGACCCGACTCCCCACCGTCACCTCAGTCACCAGCTCTTTCGGGATGAGATAATCGAAGGGTTTGTCTGTGCCGTCTGCGGCCACATCCACCATCACCGCCGCAATCCGTCGATCATCCATGGTGCAGTCGTTCCCCGATCAGGGCCACCAACCGGTCAGCCACTTCCCTTTTGCTCATCTGCGGGAGGCTGACCACCTCCCCCTCGGCATCAAACACCGTAACCTTATTGGTATCACCGTCAAAGCCCGCTCCCGGCCGGGAAACATCATTGGCCACCACCAGATCCAGCTTCTTTCTGTGCAGTTTGTCCATGGCATGTTTGGCCACCTGTTCTGTCTCCGCCGCAAATCCGACGAGAAAGCGACCCTCTTTCCGCTGACCCGCCTCCGCCAAAATATCCCGGGTCCGCCTCAGTTCCAGCCGCATCCGGTCTCCGGTCTTTTTCATTTTCTGCGAGGCCACCGTCACCGGGGTGTAATCGGCCACCGCCGCCGCCTTGATGATCACATCACAGGCTGTCATCTCCTGCATCACCGCCTGCCACATCTCCTCGGCGGTGGTGACCTGCACCCGTCTCACGCCGGAAGGCGGGGTCAATGCCGTCGGACCGCTGACCAACACCGTCTCCGCTCCGGCCCGGACACAAGCCTCGGCGATGGCATATCCCATTTTTCCGGAGGAACGGTTGGACAGATACCGGACGGGGTCCAGGGGCTCCCGGGTGGGACCCGCCGTCACCAACACCCGCTTGCCCTGAAGAACGGATCTGGGTTCCCTCAGCATCTCTTCGATCACTTCCAAAATCCGTTCCGGCTCTTCCATCCGCCCTTGACCCACATAACCGCAGGCCAATTGACCGGAAGCCGGTTCCACGAACCGATGGCCCAGTTGCTCCAGTTTGCGGATGTTTTCCTG is part of the Kroppenstedtia eburnea genome and harbors:
- the coaBC gene encoding bifunctional phosphopantothenoylcysteine decarboxylase/phosphopantothenate--cysteine ligase CoaBC yields the protein MTGKRIVVGVTGGIAVFKVAGLVSQLAQRGADVRVIMTRSASKFVTPLTFQTLSRNPVAVDTFEEKDPSVVTHIDLADHADLFVIAPATANILAKMAHGLGDDMLSTTLLATRAPILIAPAMNVHMYQNPVVQENIRKLEQLGHRFVEPASGQLACGYVGQGRMEEPERILEVIEEMLREPRSVLQGKRVLVTAGPTREPLDPVRYLSNRSSGKMGYAIAEACVRAGAETVLVSGPTALTPPSGVRRVQVTTAEEMWQAVMQEMTACDVIIKAAAVADYTPVTVASQKMKKTGDRMRLELRRTRDILAEAGQRKEGRFLVGFAAETEQVAKHAMDKLHRKKLDLVVANDVSRPGAGFDGDTNKVTVFDAEGEVVSLPQMSKREVADRLVALIGERLHHG